Genomic DNA from Pirellulales bacterium:
CGGCGTTACCGAGGCCTGGCTCAACCACAAGGCACAAGACGTCGAGTACGAAGCGATCAACACGGGCATCTCCGGCAAGAACACGCGCGACGAGGCCGAAGTGTTGAGGCAGCGCGGCTGGGACTACGAACCGCAACTCGTCGTATTGCATTTTGTGCCCAACGACGTCGAACAGGATTTGGCGCAAGAGGGCCCGTTGGTGGAGTTCTATCGCAACTACACCCGCTTGATCCAATCGCCCGATCGTCTGTCGGCATACTCGTATCTCTGGTCCTGGGGACGGCAACGTGTCCTGCAGGAGGTCGTGGCGCGGCGCTATATCCGTGAGAGCGCCGCGTCGTTTGCCACGGATAGCGCGAAGTGGCAACACTGCCGCGCGGCGCTGGACGACATTCAGGCACAATGCCGCGAGCACGGCACGGCGTTGGCCGTGGTTTCTTTTCCTTTTTTTCACGATCTGGACGGCGAATACCCGTTTGCAGCGATTCATGAGCGGGTGGCCGAATACTGCCGTGGCGCCCAGATCGCGCATCTCGATCTGCGAGCCATCTATGCCCGATTTCATGGCCCGGAACTTTGGGTGCACCCCACCGATCAACATCCCAACGAGCGAGCGCATGCCTTGGCCGGCGAGGCGATCGGGCGCTTTCTGTGGGAGCGCCGCGAGCAGCTCGGCATCGCCGCGCCGCGCCCATTGCAGCGATCCCCGGCCGATGTCGCGCGCATCGCGGCCGATGCGTGCATCGTGCAACTGGCCGGGATGCGTTCGGCCGGCGGCGACATCGTCAGCTTTGCCGGCCAGCCGCTTGGCGATGGCGATTTGCGATTGATGATGGCCCACTGGGCAGCGCTGCCGAAGGTGCGCCGCCTGATGTTGGCGAGGACGCAGATTGCCGACGACAGCCTGCCGGTCCTTGCGGCGTTGCCGCAGCTCGAAGTGCTCGATCTGAGCGGGACCCGGGCAAGCGGCACGTCGATCCGTGCGCTGGCGCGACTCGAGGCCCTCACGGAACTCGGTCTCGCTGGCTTGCCGGTTGGCGACGACGATCTGGCCGCGTTGTCGGCGCTTGCGAGTTTGCGGACGATCAACCTGGCCGGAAGTGCGATCACCGACGCCGCGGCGTCGACTTTGCAGGGCTGGCCCCGGCTCGAGACAGTCAGCGTTGCGCATACGCACATGTCCGGCGCCGGTATCCGGGTGCTCGCCGCGATCAAGACTTTGCGCACCTTGGCCGTTTCGGCCAATCAATGCGATGCGCCCTTGCAGGCAGAATTGCGGCGGTCGCGGCCCGACTTGCAACTGGTCGTCGAACGGTAAGGGCGCTAGTGCGAAGCGCGCCTGAACCGCCTGCAGCGAAGCCCCAGAAGGGCGCCACCGATCGCGAGAGAGATGAACGCGCTCGGCTCAGGAACGACGTGAAACGAGATCGCCAGTTCAGGGAAAGGAACGCCGCCCATGGCTCCTACGTCGGAGAGACCAAAAATCAACTCGTCGCCTTCAAGGAAGTGCCCCATCCCATCGGTGCGCGTGTCATACGACCAGGTCGGCATCCATCCGGTCAGTACGATGTCGGCGCCACGATGGGTGTCGATCAGGCCGATCCCCAAGGAGTTGAAGTGGATCTCGGCGGTCATGGGAAACGTATACATCGAAGCCATGGAAAACGTGTACGGATCGGCGATGGGATGGTCATTCATGCCGTCGAAGACCGCTTGGTTTGCCGCGGCACTCATGCCCATGTCGATCATCGTCGCCGGGGAAACGGGGGTTGCTCCGAGTTGAAAATCCTCCGTCATGTCATGGATCTCGGGGTGCGGGTCCGGACCTGCCCCGAACACGAGACTCGTCGATGCCAGGTTCTCGAGCTTGATGGTGACGTCGTCGATTACTCCCGGAAACGCCGGAATATGAAACCAGAAGAAGCTTCGGCGTTCAGGGGTGCGCACGCCGGCGACCGTCCCATAACCCACAAAGTAGTTTTGGTGGACCGGGTCGTTGTTGGCCAATCCTCCGTCGAGGTATCCTCCAACCTGAAGTGGGGTGGTCGTGATAACGGCGGCCGCGGCGGACGAGCCGCTGGAAAGAGTCAGAGTGATGGTCAGGAAGGTCAACAGCAGTGAGTGGGTGTCGCATTGCGGATGGAAAAACGACAAGACGCTATACGGTCTTTTCATGAGGCACCTCCGCCAAGTACGAAGCAACGCTACCGTTGCATGTTGCAGTGCGCCCGCATTATGCATCCGTGTGTTTCTGTTCGCCAGCTTGGTTGTACGGATCTTCCGAAAGCGGTCAGGTGCCCCCAACTGCCCGGTCACGCTAAGCCTCTTGCACGCTGGGATGACCGCATGACACTCCGAGGGTTTCACCGCGGGAGCCCGGCAATGACCCGAGGACCGGTTTGGGCATAGACGGCTTGCGTGCCGCTCTGGGCTTGCCGCCTGGGTGCAA
This window encodes:
- a CDS encoding PEP-CTERM sorting domain-containing protein, with the translated sequence MKRPYSVLSFFHPQCDTHSLLLTFLTITLTLSSGSSAAAAVITTTPLQVGGYLDGGLANNDPVHQNYFVGYGTVAGVRTPERRSFFWFHIPAFPGVIDDVTIKLENLASTSLVFGAGPDPHPEIHDMTEDFQLGATPVSPATMIDMGMSAAANQAVFDGMNDHPIADPYTFSMASMYTFPMTAEIHFNSLGIGLIDTHRGADIVLTGWMPTWSYDTRTDGMGHFLEGDELIFGLSDVGAMGGVPFPELAISFHVVPEPSAFISLAIGGALLGLRCRRFRRASH